TCTGATTTAATGGCCGGTTTTATCTCGTCAAGCAGTTTATTTAACTGTTGCGGTAGCACAGCCAGCACCACGATATCCGCTTTTTTTACTGCCTTTAAATTGGCCGATGTTGTTTGATAGCCTTGCTCTTCATATTCTGCCAGCGCCTCAATGTTGCGGCGGGTGAGTATCACCTGCGATGGCTGGCATATATTGGCGGTAACCAATCCCTTTGCTAATGATAGCCCGATGTTACCGCTGCCTAAAATGGCAATTTGTTGATTCGCATTCATAATTAATTACTTAACCTTGTCCCAAATGGTTGTTTCTCCTGCAAACGACCTAAATCGTCTGACTTTCCTATAATCACTGATCGCACACCGCAGGCAATGGCCGAAAAAGCATTGTCGAGCTTTGGCAGCATACCGCTGTGTATAATTTGTTGTTCCTTTAATTCCTGATATCTCGCCGGGTTAATATCCCGGATGATAGAATCTTCATCATTAATATCGTGCAATACACCCGCTTTTTCAAAGCAATAGATCAGCGTGGTTTCATACAGCCTGGCTAATGATACTGCAAGCGCCGAAGCAACAGTATCTGCATTGGTGTTTAGCAATTGACCCTCGCCATCATGTGTTATCGCGCAAAACACCGGTGTAAAACCTGCATCCATCAAGCGGCTGATGTTTTCCGGGTTGATAGAGGCAGGATCAATATCACCTACAAAGCCGTAATCGATTGTTTTTACCGGCCTTTTTTTTGTGCGGATAAAGTTACCGTCGGCACCGGTAAGTCCTATCGCGTTGGTGCCAAAGCGTTGCA
This genomic interval from Mucilaginibacter defluvii contains the following:
- the argB gene encoding acetylglutamate kinase, which translates into the protein MRSLHIIKIGGNVIDNSENLYHFLKDFTALEGDKILVHGGGKVATQLSESLGIEAKLVDGRRITDIETLRVVTMVYGGLINKNIVAQLQRFGTNAIGLTGADGNFIRTKKRPVKTIDYGFVGDIDPASINPENISRLMDAGFTPVFCAITHDGEGQLLNTNADTVASALAVSLARLYETTLIYCFEKAGVLHDINDEDSIIRDINPARYQELKEQQIIHSGMLPKLDNAFSAIACGVRSVIIGKSDDLGRLQEKQPFGTRLSN